Proteins co-encoded in one Erwinia sp. genomic window:
- the gltI gene encoding Glutamate/aspartate import solute-binding protein (ID:JIFNMEKO_02155;~source:Prodigal:2.6) has product MQIRKATLSVLLLAAIAGAAHAEELNGTLKKINDTGVIVVGHRESSVPFSYYDNSQKVVGYSQEYSNAIVDAVKKQLNKPDLQVKLLPVTSQNRIPLLQNGTYDFECGSTTNNLERQQQAAFSDTIFVVGTRLLVKKGSPIKDFDDLKGKTVVVTSGTTSEILLNKLNDESKAEMRIISAKDHGDSFRTLESGRAVAFMMDDALLAGERAKAKKPEQWEIVGTPRSKEAYGCMLRKDDPEFKKLVDTTIATAQTSGEAEKWFTRWFTQPIPPKNLNMNFALSDDMKETFKSPNDRAL; this is encoded by the coding sequence ATGCAGATACGCAAAGCAACTCTATCAGTACTGCTACTGGCGGCCATCGCCGGTGCTGCGCATGCAGAGGAACTCAACGGCACGCTGAAAAAAATCAATGATACCGGCGTCATCGTAGTGGGACACCGTGAATCTTCTGTACCTTTCTCTTACTATGACAATAGCCAAAAAGTAGTGGGTTACTCTCAGGAATACTCAAATGCTATCGTTGATGCAGTCAAAAAGCAGCTGAACAAACCTGACCTGCAGGTTAAATTACTACCAGTAACCTCACAAAATCGCATTCCTTTATTACAGAATGGCACTTACGATTTCGAGTGTGGTTCAACTACCAACAACCTGGAGCGTCAGCAGCAGGCCGCTTTCTCTGACACCATTTTTGTTGTAGGTACTCGTCTGTTAGTGAAAAAAGGGTCACCGATCAAAGATTTTGATGATCTTAAGGGCAAGACTGTTGTGGTGACATCCGGGACAACATCTGAAATTTTACTGAATAAGTTAAATGACGAAAGCAAAGCGGAAATGCGGATCATCAGCGCTAAAGATCACGGTGACTCTTTCCGTACTCTGGAAAGTGGCCGCGCTGTCGCCTTTATGATGGATGATGCGCTTCTGGCCGGAGAGCGTGCCAAGGCGAAGAAACCGGAACAATGGGAAATCGTTGGTACACCTCGTTCTAAAGAAGCATATGGCTGCATGCTGCGTAAAGATGACCCCGAATTTAAAAAATTGGTCGATACCACGATAGCTACTGCACAAACCTCAGGTGAAGCGGAAAAATGGTTTACACGCTGGTTCACTCAACCGATTCCACCAAAAAATCTCAACATGAATTTTGCTCTCTCGGATGATATGAAAGAAACATTCAAGTCACCGAATGATCGCGCATTATAA
- the nadD gene encoding Nicotinate-nucleotide adenylyltransferase (ID:JIFNMEKO_02162;~source:Prodigal:2.6) — protein MTIESPPLYALFGGTFDPIHYGHLVPLETLAVQLKVEKVILLPNNIPPHRPQPQASIAQRIEMIRRAIAGNPLFSVDLREMQRSTPSWTVETLRDLRGEIGSQQPLAFIIGQDSLLSLPSWHQWHKLLDYCHLVVCQRPGYPSVISDPLLESWLEKHRVSCAGSLHTAAAGHIYLAHTPLLAISSTEIRQRLAHGENCHTLLPASVIDFIREQRLYRNPPR, from the coding sequence ATGACTATTGAGTCACCACCGCTCTACGCACTTTTTGGTGGTACTTTTGACCCTATTCACTATGGACACCTGGTGCCACTGGAAACGCTGGCGGTTCAGCTTAAGGTAGAAAAAGTGATTCTGCTGCCGAACAATATTCCCCCTCACCGTCCGCAACCTCAGGCCAGTATAGCACAACGTATTGAAATGATCAGACGAGCCATCGCAGGTAATCCGCTGTTTTCGGTCGATTTACGTGAAATGCAACGCAGCACACCTTCATGGACAGTGGAAACATTGCGCGATCTGCGGGGTGAAATTGGTAGCCAACAGCCTCTTGCCTTTATCATTGGTCAGGACTCCCTGCTCTCTCTCCCCAGCTGGCACCAATGGCACAAATTACTCGATTATTGTCATCTTGTAGTTTGTCAGCGCCCCGGTTATCCCTCTGTTATATCTGACCCTCTCCTTGAATCATGGCTGGAGAAACACCGGGTATCGTGTGCAGGCTCACTCCACACTGCTGCGGCAGGACATATCTACCTCGCGCATACGCCATTACTGGCCATCTCCTCAACTGAGATTCGCCAGCGTCTGGCACACGGAGAAAATTGTCACACCCTGCTTCCCGCCTCAGTCATCGATTTTATCCGGGAGCAGCGCTTATATCGCAATCCTCCACGTTAA
- the leuS gene encoding Leucine--tRNA ligase (ID:JIFNMEKO_02159;~source:Prodigal:2.6), whose protein sequence is MQEQYRPEEIESHVQQHWDEKKTFQVTEEEGKEKYYCLSMLPYPSGRLHMGHVRNYTIGDVISRYQRMLGKNVLQPIGWDAFGLPAEGAAVKNNTAPAPWTYENIDYMKNQLKLLGFGYDWSRELATCRPEYYKWEQWFFTKLYEKGLVYKKTSAVNWCPNDQTVLANEQVIDGCCWRCDTVVERKEIPQWFIKITDYAEELLADLDTLESWPEQVKTMQRNWIGRSEGVEITFAVEQSSEKLTVYTTRPDTFMGATYLAVAAGHPLAIQAASSQPALADFLAECRNTKVAEADMATMEKKGMATGLFAIHPLTGEKLPVWLANFVLMEYGTGAVMAVPAHDQRDWEFASRYALSIKPVILNSENEEPDVTAAAMTEKGTLFNSGEFTGLSNQDGFNAIADKLQSLGVGERKVNYRLRDWGVSRQRYWGAPIPMVTLEDGSVIPTPEDQLPVILPEDVVMDGINSPIKADPEWAKTTVNGKPAFRETDTFDTFMESSWYYARYTCPDFDKGMLDPAAANYWLPVDQYVGGIEHAIMHLLYFRFFHKLLRDAGLVNSDEPAKRLLCQGMVLADAFYYTGSNGERNWVSPADVTVERDEKGRITHAHDSAGNTLVYAGMSKMSKSKNNGIDPQVMVERYGADTVRLFMMFASPADMTLEWQESGVEGANRFLKRVWRLVYEHLAAAQPLVSVVQPELNDAQKALRRDLHKTIAKVTDDIGRRQTFNTAIAAIMELMNKLIRAPQEHPTDYALMHEALLAVTRLLYPFTPHVSFTLWQALAAEGDIDHAVWPVADEQAMVEDSVLVVVQVNGKVRAKITVPVDASQEQVQACAAEEYLVAKYLEGVTVRKVIYVPGKLLNLVVG, encoded by the coding sequence ATGCAAGAGCAATATCGCCCGGAAGAGATAGAATCCCACGTTCAACAACACTGGGATGAAAAAAAGACATTTCAAGTGACTGAAGAGGAAGGCAAAGAGAAGTATTACTGCCTTTCAATGTTGCCTTATCCTTCCGGCCGCCTCCATATGGGGCATGTGCGCAATTACACCATCGGTGATGTCATCTCACGTTATCAGCGTATGCTGGGTAAGAATGTACTACAGCCCATCGGCTGGGATGCATTTGGCCTGCCAGCCGAGGGCGCGGCTGTAAAAAACAATACAGCACCTGCACCCTGGACTTACGAGAATATTGACTACATGAAAAACCAGCTGAAACTGCTGGGTTTTGGCTATGACTGGAGCCGGGAACTTGCCACCTGCCGCCCGGAATATTACAAATGGGAGCAGTGGTTTTTCACTAAATTGTATGAAAAAGGTCTGGTGTATAAAAAAACCTCTGCGGTGAACTGGTGTCCGAATGACCAGACCGTGCTGGCAAATGAGCAGGTGATCGATGGCTGCTGCTGGCGCTGTGATACCGTAGTCGAACGCAAAGAGATACCGCAATGGTTTATCAAAATCACCGACTATGCTGAAGAGTTGCTGGCTGACCTCGACACTCTTGAGAGCTGGCCTGAGCAGGTAAAAACCATGCAACGCAATTGGATTGGTCGCTCTGAAGGGGTTGAGATCACATTTGCTGTTGAACAGAGCAGTGAAAAACTGACCGTTTATACCACGCGTCCTGACACTTTTATGGGTGCCACCTACCTTGCTGTCGCTGCCGGACATCCTCTGGCTATACAAGCCGCATCGTCACAACCCGCGCTGGCGGATTTTCTCGCTGAGTGCCGTAATACCAAAGTGGCTGAAGCCGATATGGCGACCATGGAAAAGAAAGGGATGGCAACGGGGTTGTTCGCTATACATCCCCTGACCGGGGAGAAATTACCCGTCTGGCTGGCTAACTTTGTTTTGATGGAATACGGCACGGGGGCCGTGATGGCAGTACCGGCTCACGATCAACGTGACTGGGAGTTTGCCAGCCGCTACGCGCTCTCAATCAAACCCGTTATCCTGAACAGTGAAAACGAAGAGCCTGATGTTACGGCTGCTGCGATGACTGAAAAAGGGACACTGTTCAATTCGGGTGAGTTCACTGGCCTGAGTAATCAGGATGGTTTTAATGCCATTGCTGACAAGCTGCAAAGTCTGGGTGTGGGTGAGCGTAAGGTCAATTATCGTCTGCGCGACTGGGGCGTTTCCCGTCAGCGCTACTGGGGGGCACCGATTCCAATGGTGACTCTCGAAGATGGCTCAGTAATACCGACCCCGGAAGATCAGTTACCAGTGATTTTACCGGAAGATGTGGTAATGGATGGGATCAATAGCCCGATAAAAGCCGACCCTGAATGGGCTAAAACCACGGTTAACGGAAAACCTGCTTTCCGTGAAACAGATACCTTCGATACTTTTATGGAATCCTCCTGGTATTATGCGCGCTATACCTGTCCGGATTTCGATAAAGGAATGCTCGATCCCGCCGCGGCTAACTACTGGTTGCCGGTTGACCAATATGTCGGTGGAATCGAACATGCCATTATGCATCTGCTCTATTTCCGTTTCTTCCACAAACTGCTGCGCGATGCCGGACTGGTCAACTCTGATGAACCAGCAAAACGCCTGTTATGCCAGGGGATGGTGTTAGCTGACGCGTTTTATTACACCGGAAGTAATGGTGAGAGAAACTGGGTTTCGCCTGCCGATGTCACGGTAGAGCGTGACGAAAAAGGACGTATCACACATGCTCATGACAGCGCCGGAAATACACTGGTGTATGCGGGAATGAGTAAAATGTCCAAGTCAAAAAATAACGGTATCGACCCTCAGGTTATGGTTGAACGTTATGGTGCGGATACTGTACGTCTGTTTATGATGTTTGCTTCCCCCGCCGATATGACCCTTGAGTGGCAGGAGTCTGGTGTTGAGGGAGCTAACCGTTTCCTTAAGCGTGTATGGCGTCTGGTGTACGAGCATCTCGCGGCAGCACAACCGTTGGTATCCGTGGTTCAGCCTGAACTGAACGATGCCCAAAAGGCCTTGCGCCGTGACCTGCATAAAACGATTGCTAAAGTGACTGATGATATAGGTCGCCGTCAGACGTTTAACACGGCCATTGCGGCTATTATGGAACTGATGAACAAACTGATCCGCGCACCGCAGGAGCATCCGACAGACTATGCGCTAATGCATGAAGCCCTGCTAGCGGTAACACGTCTGCTCTATCCCTTCACCCCCCATGTCAGCTTTACTTTATGGCAGGCATTGGCAGCCGAAGGGGACATTGATCATGCTGTATGGCCGGTTGCTGATGAGCAGGCGATGGTAGAAGACAGCGTGCTGGTTGTGGTACAAGTCAACGGCAAAGTTCGAGCTAAAATCACCGTGCCGGTTGATGCCAGCCAGGAGCAGGTACAGGCTTGTGCCGCAGAAGAGTATCTGGTAGCTAAATATCTGGAAGGTGTCACTGTGCGTAAAGTGATTTATGTTCCAGGTAAGTTGCTTAATCTGGTTGTAGGCTGA
- the rlmH gene encoding Ribosomal RNA large subunit methyltransferase H (ID:JIFNMEKO_02164;~source:Prodigal:2.6): MKLQLVAVGTKMPEWVKTGFMTYLRRFPKDMPLELTEIPAGKRGKNADIKRILEKEGELMLAAVEKGNRIVTLDIPGQPWETPQLATQLERWKLDGRDVSFLIGGPEGLSPACKAAASQCWSLSALTLPHPLVRVLVAESLYRAWSITTNHPYHRE; this comes from the coding sequence GTGAAGTTACAGTTGGTGGCTGTTGGCACCAAAATGCCAGAGTGGGTCAAAACCGGGTTCATGACTTACTTACGCCGCTTTCCTAAAGATATGCCGCTGGAGCTGACAGAGATCCCGGCAGGAAAACGGGGCAAAAATGCGGACATCAAACGTATCCTGGAAAAAGAGGGAGAGTTGATGCTGGCAGCTGTAGAGAAAGGCAACCGAATTGTTACTCTGGATATTCCCGGACAACCGTGGGAGACACCTCAACTGGCAACGCAACTGGAGCGCTGGAAACTGGATGGACGAGATGTCAGTTTTCTGATTGGTGGTCCGGAAGGGTTATCACCTGCCTGTAAAGCAGCGGCTTCACAGTGCTGGTCACTCTCTGCCCTGACTTTACCGCATCCGCTGGTTCGCGTGCTGGTGGCTGAAAGCCTCTATCGGGCATGGAGTATTACCACCAACCACCCCTATCATCGTGAATAG
- the lptE gene encoding LPS-assembly lipoprotein LptE (ID:JIFNMEKO_02160;~source:Prodigal:2.6), producing the protein MRQPIIALCICMTLLISGCNFHLRGTTAIPTEMKSMIIDTPDPYGPLARSVRQALRLNNVTLIDNPGLRKDVPSLRLLGENQGRDTASIFQDGKTAEYSLYMTINAQVLLPNKGIYPLTATVYRSFFDNPLAALAKDAEQNIVIDEMRSQAVQQLVRKLLAVHAAESDTKFSQQEASPTAPTGGNRTSVLTNTSYAK; encoded by the coding sequence GTGAGACAGCCCATTATAGCTCTGTGTATATGCATGACACTGCTGATCAGCGGGTGTAATTTCCACTTACGTGGTACCACGGCGATTCCGACTGAAATGAAATCGATGATTATCGATACGCCGGATCCTTACGGGCCACTAGCGAGAAGTGTGCGTCAGGCATTACGTCTGAACAACGTCACCCTGATTGATAATCCGGGGCTACGCAAAGATGTTCCCTCTTTGCGTTTACTCGGTGAAAACCAGGGACGCGATACTGCGTCTATTTTCCAGGATGGAAAAACGGCGGAATATTCGTTGTACATGACGATCAATGCCCAGGTCTTGCTGCCGAACAAGGGGATCTATCCGCTCACGGCTACCGTCTATCGTTCATTCTTTGATAACCCTCTCGCTGCACTGGCAAAAGATGCAGAGCAGAACATTGTTATCGATGAAATGCGTTCGCAGGCGGTACAACAGCTGGTACGTAAACTGTTAGCGGTTCATGCTGCTGAAAGTGATACAAAATTCAGTCAGCAGGAAGCATCTCCGACGGCGCCCACAGGCGGTAATCGGACATCGGTACTGACGAACACCTCTTACGCCAAATGA
- the holA gene encoding DNA polymerase III subunit delta (ID:JIFNMEKO_02161;~source:Prodigal:2.6): MIKLPAGQLAAQLREGLRSCYLLTGNDPLLLQEAQDQIRQQGRENGFDEHITFAIEPNTDWNEVFSHCHSLSLFSSRQSLLLIFPESGLSAPIASQLEKLTTQLHDDLLLILRITKVSKAQENSHWFKSLPAHSVQVICQTPDHAQLPRWVAQRVRQKGMTIDDEAIRLLCYCYEGNLLGLSQALERLSLLWPDGKLSLLRVEQDINDAAHFTPFQWVDALLEGKAKRALHILRQMKAQDEEPLILLRTVQREVMLLITLQTHRHSLPLRQLFDQHRVWQNRRPMLENALSRLTITHITRAVALLTTIELTLKQDYGHTVWQELEALSLLLTQALPTGVLDDY, from the coding sequence ATGATCAAACTTCCCGCAGGGCAGTTGGCTGCGCAGCTTCGTGAGGGGCTGCGCAGTTGTTATCTGCTCACTGGCAATGATCCTTTATTGTTACAGGAAGCCCAGGACCAGATACGCCAGCAGGGTCGTGAAAATGGGTTTGACGAACATATTACCTTCGCTATTGAGCCCAATACTGACTGGAATGAGGTATTTTCGCATTGTCACTCACTGAGTCTGTTTTCTTCCCGACAAAGTTTGTTATTAATCTTCCCTGAAAGTGGCCTCTCGGCACCTATTGCCTCACAGTTAGAAAAGCTGACGACACAGTTGCATGATGATCTGCTGCTCATTTTACGTATCACCAAGGTGAGTAAAGCACAGGAAAACAGCCACTGGTTCAAATCCCTGCCTGCACACAGCGTTCAGGTAATTTGTCAGACACCGGATCACGCCCAGTTACCTCGCTGGGTTGCTCAGCGTGTCCGGCAGAAAGGTATGACCATTGACGATGAAGCCATACGTCTGCTTTGTTACTGCTATGAGGGAAATTTACTCGGGTTATCTCAAGCCCTGGAGCGTCTGTCGTTGCTGTGGCCTGATGGTAAGCTCAGCCTGCTGCGCGTTGAACAGGATATCAACGATGCCGCGCACTTCACACCCTTTCAGTGGGTAGATGCTCTTCTGGAAGGCAAAGCGAAGCGTGCTTTACATATTCTGCGTCAGATGAAGGCACAGGATGAAGAGCCGCTGATATTACTGCGCACGGTACAACGTGAAGTGATGTTGCTGATAACGCTGCAAACGCATCGTCACTCGCTCCCTTTACGCCAGCTGTTTGACCAACATCGTGTCTGGCAGAATCGTCGTCCGATGCTGGAAAATGCACTATCACGCCTGACAATCACCCATATTACACGGGCGGTCGCTTTGCTGACGACGATTGAATTGACGCTGAAACAGGATTATGGGCACACCGTATGGCAGGAACTGGAAGCTCTCTCACTCTTGCTCACTCAGGCTTTGCCAACCGGAGTCTTAGATGACTATTGA
- the rsfS gene encoding Ribosomal silencing factor RsfS (ID:JIFNMEKO_02163;~source:Prodigal:2.6) has protein sequence MQGQTLQEFIVDKLDDLKGQQIITIDVRGKSSITDCMVICSGTSSRHIASLADNLIQQSRLVGLKPSGSDSEMAGDWVIVDFGDVIVHVMQEESRLLYELEKLWS, from the coding sequence TTGCAGGGTCAAACACTCCAAGAGTTCATCGTCGATAAACTCGACGATTTGAAGGGACAACAGATCATCACAATCGATGTCCGTGGTAAGTCCAGTATTACAGATTGTATGGTGATATGCAGTGGCACTTCGTCACGCCATATTGCCTCACTGGCAGACAATTTGATTCAACAATCCCGATTAGTGGGCCTGAAACCCTCAGGTAGCGACAGTGAAATGGCTGGTGACTGGGTCATTGTTGATTTTGGTGATGTGATTGTGCATGTCATGCAGGAAGAGAGTCGTCTTCTTTACGAACTGGAGAAACTGTGGAGTTAA
- the glnM_2 gene encoding putative glutamine ABC transporter permease protein GlnM (ID:JIFNMEKO_02156;~source:Prodigal:2.6), with protein MSIDWNWGIFLQQAPFGNTTYLGWLWDGFKVTIAVSLCAWIIAFFVGSLIGILRTVPNRLLSTVATCYVELFRNIPLIVQFFIWYLVIPELLPETLSVWFKSELDPNIQFFTCSVLCLGLFTAARVCEQVRAAIQSLPRGQMNAGLAMGLTIPQTYRYVLLPNAYRVIVPPMTSEMLNMVKNSAIASTIGLMDMAAQAGKLLDYSAHAYESFTAITLAYVAINLVVMLIMSVVERLVRLPGGMGGK; from the coding sequence ATGTCTATCGATTGGAACTGGGGAATCTTCCTTCAGCAAGCCCCCTTCGGTAATACCACCTACCTGGGATGGTTATGGGATGGATTCAAAGTCACTATCGCGGTATCACTCTGTGCATGGATTATTGCTTTCTTTGTCGGATCATTGATCGGTATTTTACGTACCGTACCTAACCGTCTGTTATCAACAGTGGCAACCTGCTATGTTGAGCTGTTCCGTAACATACCACTGATTGTACAATTTTTTATTTGGTATTTGGTGATCCCGGAACTCCTGCCTGAGACGCTCAGTGTCTGGTTTAAATCCGAACTTGATCCGAATATCCAGTTTTTCACCTGCTCAGTATTGTGCCTCGGTTTATTTACTGCTGCGCGCGTCTGTGAGCAGGTTCGCGCCGCCATTCAGTCTCTGCCCAGAGGTCAAATGAACGCAGGTCTGGCAATGGGCCTCACCATACCGCAAACCTATCGCTACGTCCTGTTGCCAAACGCTTACCGGGTGATTGTGCCCCCAATGACGTCAGAAATGCTGAATATGGTCAAAAACTCCGCTATCGCTTCCACTATCGGTTTGATGGATATGGCAGCTCAGGCGGGTAAACTGCTGGACTACTCTGCACACGCTTACGAATCCTTTACCGCCATTACCCTCGCCTATGTGGCTATCAATCTGGTGGTGATGTTGATAATGAGTGTTGTAGAACGTCTTGTTCGGTTACCTGGCGGCATGGGAGGAAAATAA
- the gltK_1 gene encoding Glutamate/aspartate import permease protein GltK (ID:JIFNMEKO_02157;~source:Prodigal:2.6) — translation MHEFDWSTIIPNLPYLLNGMVITLKITLTAILVGILWGTLLAVMRLSSIKPISWFARLYVNLFRSVPLVMVLLWFYLVVPGFLQNVLGLSPKNDIRLISAMVAFSLFEAAYYSEIIRAGIISIAKGQGNAALALGMTQWQSMSLVILPQAFRAMVPLLLTQGIVLFQDTSLVYVLSLADFFRTADTIGINNGTEIEMVLFAGAVYFVISLSASLLVSYFKKKRTV, via the coding sequence ATGCATGAGTTCGACTGGAGCACAATTATTCCAAACCTTCCATACCTGTTAAACGGGATGGTTATCACGCTCAAAATTACGCTGACAGCGATACTTGTTGGTATCCTGTGGGGTACGCTGCTGGCAGTAATGCGTCTGTCATCGATCAAACCCATCAGTTGGTTCGCCAGATTATATGTCAATCTGTTCCGCTCAGTGCCACTGGTAATGGTGTTACTCTGGTTTTACCTCGTTGTACCCGGTTTTTTACAGAATGTACTTGGCTTATCACCGAAAAATGATATCCGACTTATTTCAGCGATGGTCGCCTTCTCGCTGTTTGAGGCGGCATATTATTCAGAAATTATCCGCGCCGGTATCATCAGTATAGCGAAAGGACAAGGTAACGCCGCACTGGCATTGGGTATGACGCAATGGCAATCAATGAGCCTGGTTATTTTACCGCAGGCATTCCGTGCCATGGTCCCGCTGCTTTTGACTCAGGGTATCGTGCTGTTTCAGGATACCTCGCTGGTTTATGTACTCAGTCTTGCCGACTTCTTCAGAACTGCAGACACCATTGGTATCAATAACGGCACAGAAATAGAAATGGTACTTTTCGCTGGCGCTGTTTATTTTGTTATTAGCCTCAGCGCATCGTTGCTGGTGAGCTACTTTAAGAAAAAAAGGACCGTATAA
- the glnQ_4 gene encoding Glutamine transport ATP-binding protein GlnQ (ID:JIFNMEKO_02158;~source:Prodigal:2.6), whose product MIILKNISKWYGHFRVLTDCTTDLKKGEVVVVCGPSGSGKSTLIKTVNGLEPIQEGTIEVNGVAVNDKRTNLAQLRSRVGMVFQHFELFPHLSIVDNLTLAQVKVLKRDKEKARKKGLALLERVGLLNHANKFPGQLSGGQQQRVAIARALSMDPVAMLFDEPTSALDPEMINEVLDVMVELANEGMTMMVVTHEMGFARKVAHRVIFMDEGKIVEDSPKDAFFNNPQSERAKDFLAKILH is encoded by the coding sequence ATGATAATCCTGAAAAATATTTCAAAATGGTATGGTCACTTCCGGGTACTGACCGATTGCACAACTGACTTGAAAAAGGGTGAAGTTGTGGTTGTGTGCGGCCCTTCCGGTTCAGGGAAATCAACACTGATAAAAACCGTTAATGGTCTGGAACCAATACAAGAAGGCACGATTGAGGTTAATGGCGTCGCCGTCAACGATAAACGTACCAATCTGGCACAATTACGTTCACGGGTAGGCATGGTTTTCCAACATTTTGAGCTGTTTCCTCACCTGAGTATTGTCGATAATCTGACTCTGGCACAAGTGAAAGTGTTGAAACGAGATAAAGAAAAAGCGCGTAAAAAGGGGCTGGCATTACTTGAGCGTGTTGGGCTGCTCAACCACGCTAACAAATTTCCCGGACAGTTATCAGGAGGACAGCAACAACGCGTCGCCATCGCACGTGCGTTGTCGATGGACCCGGTAGCCATGCTATTTGATGAGCCTACTTCTGCACTCGATCCGGAAATGATCAACGAAGTGCTGGATGTGATGGTCGAGCTGGCAAATGAAGGAATGACCATGATGGTTGTTACTCATGAAATGGGCTTTGCCCGTAAAGTCGCCCATCGGGTCATTTTCATGGATGAAGGTAAAATTGTTGAAGATTCACCAAAAGATGCCTTTTTCAACAATCCGCAATCTGAGCGTGCAAAAGACTTCCTCGCCAAAATTTTGCACTAA